A stretch of Astyanax mexicanus isolate ESR-SI-001 chromosome 21, AstMex3_surface, whole genome shotgun sequence DNA encodes these proteins:
- the si:dkeyp-75b4.8 gene encoding lipopolysaccharide-induced tumor necrosis factor-alpha factor homolog → MDHLEDAEPTLYYTPPPPSYVEASQCPAYVAGTPHPLTPPPSYVEAVGEPNGIPLYPYPILNIPNHITEVHQTQPVFVEQAIRSAPPQVLVVTQQEVRRRLGDGPTVTTCPFCQHRINTVVSYKPGAAAWGVCCLLTLLGFVCGVCLIPFCITALHDVHHSCPLCNKHIGIHVR, encoded by the exons ATGGATCATCTTGAAGATGCTGAACCCACACTGTATTACACACCTCCACCCCCTTCATACGTCGAAGCCAGTCAGTGTCCAGCTTACGTAGCAGGAACACCGCATCCTTTAACACCACCACCCAGTTATGTGGAAGCAG TGGGAGAACCAAATGGCATTCCTTTATACCCCTACCCCATTCTCAACATCCCAAACCACATCACAGAAGTCCACCAAACACAGCCAG TGTTTGTGGAACAGGCGATACGCTCTGCACCCCCTCAGGTGCTGGTAGTGACGCAGCAGGAGGTTCGGCGTCGGTTGGGTGACGGGCCCACTGTAACTACTTGCCCGTTCTGTCAACACCGTATCAACACTGTTGTGAGCTACAAACCGGGGGCTGCAGCATGGGGAGTGTGCTGTCTGCTCACTCTGCTCGG GTTCGTCTGTGGAGTTTGCCTTATCCCATTTTGTATTACAGCACTGCACGATGTCCATCATAGCTGTCCACTCTGCAACAAACACATAGGGATACACGTTCGCTGA
- the ifi44b gene encoding interferon-induced protein 44, with translation MFRKFFRDLPGFTVDQTPPAASEFDEPWRPVTWSGANKEDMLQKLRAFQVSVPDVNRLNILLHGPIGAGKSSFINSVNTVLQGHNTTAALADSSAGKSYSFTVKFKYHRLKKGAPGIFYPFSFADIMGLEPGSSSGVHIEDIVHVLNGRIKSGYVFNPVSPIAEGNPSYNSEPSLNDRVHCLVSVLPADNISLISDEVIQKMKDVREKARNLDIPQVVLMSMVDKACPLVSDDLTKIYTSKKIKDKMKECRDKLGVPMNCIYPVRNYHEQVTNDLLQDVLILMPISDIIRFANSYVEDQVYTE, from the exons ATGTTCCGTAAGTTTTTCCGTGATCTCCCTGGTTTTACTGTGGACCAAACTCCCCCTGCAGCATCAG AATTTGATGAACCATGGAGGCCGGTGACATGGAG TGGAGCCAACAAAGAAGATATGCTGCAAAAACTGAGGGCATTTCAGGTCAGTGTCCCAGATGTCAATCGTCTCAATATTCTGCTCCATGGACCAATCGGAGCTGGGAAGTCCAGTTTTATCAACTCTGTCAACACCGTCCTCCAAGGCCACAATACAACTGCTGCTCTGGCTGATTCATCAGCTGGTAAAAGCTACAGCTTCACTGTCAAG TTTAAATATCACAGGCTGAAGAAAGGTGCTCCAGGAATTTTCTATCCATTTTCCTTCGCTGACATCATGGGTCTGGAACCAGGTAGTTCAAGTGGGGTTCACATAGAAGATATCGTCCACGTTTTAAATGGTCGTATAAAAAGTGGCTACGTA tTCAATCCTGTTAGTCCAATAGCCGAGGGAAACCCAAGCTACAACAGTGAGCCAAGTCTGAACGACAGAGTTCACTGTCTGGTGAGTGTTCTTCCAGCAGACAACATCTCCCTCATCTCTGACGAAGTGATCCAGAAGATGAAGGATGTTCGTGAAAAAGCTCGCAATTTGG ACATTCCCCAAGTTGTTTTAATGTCCATGGTGGATAAAGCGTGTCCACTAGTCAGCGACGACCTGACAAAGATATACACCAGCAAGAAAATCAAAGATAAG ATGAAGGAATGCAGAGACAAACTGGGAGTCCCAATGAACTGCATCTACCCTGTGAGGAACTACCACGAGCAGGTTACCAACGACCTTCTTCAGGATGTTCTGATTCTGATGCCCATTTCAGATATTATTAGGTTTGCAAATAGTTACGTGGAAGATCAGGTTTACACAGAATAG